In a genomic window of Halalkalicoccus sp. CG83:
- a CDS encoding helix-hairpin-helix domain-containing protein gives MANTDFVPSKTTRTDVQIGLVVADQRTGDLRQVIYADARIVLIRDETDATTLIPRRTFETELGTRYQARPTADLHIDGGQYEQLRARLAEYDDQDGRKARHKADALREALDLLEDTAVDEPDRADEQKQEQEPEIEVAFEEIPGIGPKTASHLRQKGIVTVADVDAASDEVLRSIPGIGPDALEKIRAFVDKHR, from the coding sequence ATGGCAAACACGGACTTCGTTCCATCGAAAACTACCAGGACCGACGTACAGATCGGATTGGTCGTCGCCGACCAGCGAACCGGCGACCTTCGACAGGTGATCTACGCCGACGCACGGATCGTTCTCATCCGCGACGAGACGGACGCGACGACGCTGATCCCCCGCAGGACGTTCGAGACGGAGCTAGGGACGCGCTATCAGGCCCGCCCCACGGCCGACCTCCACATCGACGGCGGCCAATACGAACAGCTCCGTGCTCGTCTCGCCGAGTACGACGACCAGGACGGCCGAAAGGCACGCCACAAGGCCGACGCACTGCGGGAGGCGCTCGACCTTCTGGAGGATACAGCGGTCGACGAGCCGGACCGCGCCGACGAGCAGAAGCAGGAACAGGAGCCGGAGATCGAGGTCGCGTTCGAGGAGATTCCGGGAATCGGCCCGAAAACGGCCAGCCACCTTCGACAGAAGGGAATCGTGACCGTTGCGGACGTCGACGCCGCGAGCGACGAGGTGTTGCGGTCGATCCCGGGGATCGGCCCTGACGCTCTCGAGAAGATCCGCGCGTTCGTCGACAAGCACCGATAG